Proteins from one Thaumasiovibrio subtropicus genomic window:
- a CDS encoding TRAP transporter small permease: protein MNKLIGYVNKMLSWFTVSLSSFLVFCVIWQVISRYVIGKPSTITDELARYLFMWVALIGAAYTTGVKRHLAIDLLTMKLKGKRKLINEIFIQLAIAAFSAIVLVYGGSNLAMKTLATGQITPALGWSMGYIYFCLPISGALMIFYSAIFATEKVQQLIHGEGETAQQQ from the coding sequence ATGAATAAACTCATCGGCTATGTAAACAAGATGCTCTCTTGGTTTACCGTGTCACTCTCTTCCTTTTTGGTGTTTTGTGTTATCTGGCAGGTGATATCCCGTTATGTTATCGGCAAACCAAGCACCATTACGGATGAACTCGCTCGCTACTTGTTCATGTGGGTCGCACTCATTGGCGCGGCTTACACCACAGGCGTCAAGCGCCACCTAGCAATCGATCTCCTGACAATGAAGCTCAAAGGGAAACGTAAGCTCATCAATGAAATTTTCATTCAACTCGCTATTGCCGCTTTCAGTGCCATCGTACTGGTTTATGGCGGTAGCAACCTCGCAATGAAAACGCTGGCAACAGGGCAAATCACCCCCGCGCTCGGTTGGTCCATGGGCTACATCTATTTCTGTCTACCCATCAGTGGCGCACTCATGATCTTCTACTCTGCGATCTTCGCGACTGAAAAAGTACAACAGTTGATTCACGGGGAAGGTGAAACAGCACAACAACA
- a CDS encoding TRAP transporter substrate-binding protein, with translation MKTSKRVLTALVGAALTFGATSAYAATTLKLSHNHNRDHAVHKAMAAMAKEVKELTDGDVRIRIYPDAQLGTQRESMELMQNGALEMVKTNAAELEAFAPDYAVFNLPYLFRDQAHYFNVKEGEIGEEILASSRDSGFVGVTYYNAGARSFYTSKPINTPEDLKGMKIRVQPSPSAINMVNALGGSPTPLAYGELYTALQQGVVDAAENNIPSFSLSRHSEVSKYFSLDEHTMVPDVLVISTKAYDALSEENREHLKTAAINSMELMKALWAESEQKERARAEKMGVEFVSPNKTAFVEAVQPIYENIESNNPDLHSLVERIKAVQ, from the coding sequence ATGAAGACATCCAAACGCGTTCTGACGGCTCTTGTTGGTGCAGCACTGACTTTTGGCGCAACCTCCGCTTATGCGGCAACCACACTGAAATTGAGCCACAACCACAATCGAGATCATGCTGTACATAAAGCGATGGCTGCGATGGCGAAAGAGGTAAAAGAGCTGACTGATGGCGATGTGCGTATTCGTATTTATCCGGATGCTCAGCTTGGTACTCAGCGAGAATCGATGGAACTGATGCAAAATGGCGCACTGGAAATGGTGAAGACTAACGCTGCCGAGCTCGAAGCGTTCGCACCTGATTACGCAGTATTCAATTTGCCATACCTTTTCCGCGACCAAGCCCATTACTTCAATGTTAAAGAAGGTGAGATTGGCGAAGAGATTCTTGCGTCTTCACGAGATAGCGGCTTTGTAGGTGTGACCTATTACAATGCGGGCGCGCGCAGTTTCTACACATCGAAGCCCATCAACACACCGGAAGATCTTAAAGGAATGAAAATCCGTGTGCAGCCAAGCCCATCGGCGATCAATATGGTTAACGCGCTAGGAGGAAGTCCAACCCCGTTGGCCTACGGTGAGCTTTATACCGCGCTGCAGCAAGGTGTAGTGGATGCGGCCGAGAACAACATTCCGTCATTTAGCCTAAGTCGTCACAGTGAAGTGTCGAAGTACTTTAGCTTAGATGAACATACTATGGTGCCGGACGTATTGGTGATTTCGACCAAAGCTTATGACGCGTTATCGGAAGAAAACCGTGAGCATTTGAAAACAGCCGCCATCAACTCGATGGAACTGATGAAAGCGCTTTGGGCTGAATCAGAGCAAAAAGAGCGTGCACGCGCAGAAAAGATGGGTGTCGAATTTGTGTCACCTAACAAAACGGCGTTCGTCGAAGCGGT